A region of Vitis riparia cultivar Riparia Gloire de Montpellier isolate 1030 chromosome 12, EGFV_Vit.rip_1.0, whole genome shotgun sequence DNA encodes the following proteins:
- the LOC117927100 gene encoding HVA22-like protein f → MGFPGAVFRFLDALIGPTCMLLFPLYASVRAIETPSTLDDQQWLTYWILYSFITLFELSCWQILAWVPFWSYMKLLFCLWLVLPIFNGAAYIYDHFVRKYVKIGGTVSSSYPESQRKVLLMMTPDARRSVEYYISKHGPEAFERVVKAAEKEARKR, encoded by the exons ATGGGTTTCCCCGGAGCGGTTTTCAGATTTTTGGATGCATTAATCGG GCCAACCTGCATGCTCCTTTTTCCTTT ATACGCATCGGTACGAGCAATCGAGACTCCTTCCACACTGGATGATCAGCAGTGGCTGACATACTGGATTTTGTACTCGTTTATCACATTGTTTGAACTATCCTGTTGGCAAATCCTTGCTTG GGTTCCATTTTGGTCGTACATGAAGCTCCTATTCTGTCTGTGGTTAGTGTTGCCAATTTTCAATGGGGCAGCTTATATATATGATCATTTCGTGAGGAAGTATGTGAAGATTGGAGGTACTGTCAGCTCCAGTTATCCTGAGAGCCAGAGGAAGGTTCTCCTCATGATGACCCCCGATGCCAGGAGGTCGGTAGAGTACTACATCTCAAAGCATGGACCCGAGGCTTTTGAAAGGGTCGTCAAAGCT GCTGAAAAGGAAGCCAGGAAGCGATGA
- the LOC117926983 gene encoding uncharacterized protein LOC117926983 isoform X1: MAVAFEGFSIRDYVWRMRSVDVVKCWPFDGDGHGDESVLLPPMEVPKFRWWSHEVELLRSAAAQRKSSHIHQVESQKPDKSTEERRHNKAKARPPKKRSILEIFAVAPQIDSSADLEVGDDDDNDDDDDEAQVEGEDGDVGVIKEGEFDSPNGVAFKIKSKKSKNKNKKKKKKKRSSLEEEVAVGIESKVNKNKSKKKAKKDEESIASKEKIQKLKLQTPVKFTEKANGSPSHKRCTKDIPSGVSMGKKKPSLKCLSAKKEKVVQTPKLIAEHQKPVLPLRGILKNQTKVRSGQNPTTCNMQGSSQVNPCIHQSGRHVTFSGKDDILGPRKKYFSSADCHKLHNVCDLLSDVGTPSTVMDQDMENEKEFAVEINESGDDVSLGIEKGNEVQPIIEKDQLPDICDHVDIQSFLRPQTSQEKAKHLSDKSLSSSQFASNGVNLHKSLSLSQIAPNGVDLHLFDQGNPPASSDTSYAGVPRLLSSSKERCSPILNSQVAGNLLMASNNSGKLIDHFGDPTPRISATRSIANVRALSHPLSSCVSVNENANGRLSFLPQSSTENHNTRALQYQPFSHLSSKELMDSLSSFPGSKHRALLFGEKCMDDDFFGLPLNSHGELIRLNSSGKDGLNHLKNPSTLSGSSCSLPFRHHVLPKCNGDNLSVKEKHFVETLLLKDQLKLFPAQNYIEENLDVRFPSRLGITGSQVVGRTDAQWLGSERANNHYVPQLDSDPNLMKDTCHGCRQSDQIQYKKDNGKIHPREPSDQILMHTTQPTMRLMGKDVTIGRSSKDMQGLEDGKIWTDKEIITENCITSTALASSSAKAYFQQDWMLHAALSKSKESVAHTLETRRNQTSQRVLQMKAPESRFSHPYLNWQTNLVSQSHSNQSSSSLSFAPPPPSPAMLNRAPNFHEPFISGNESLKVNSQIPVLSSSPHSTRQHMHLNSAELRYNQGLHATKSAFEFPFMHPDYREHGQPSWFPNPSKSLPPWLIHAAQQKKTSIASSQPYSDLDGKHHSCTVSQTNFISVPSVHQSPVLSYPYCPMKSQSQIQSSLGHSFVHSPLIPVLPGFKHTSSSNVNYRNRIKVKDRMKSKSFFVKDSDYSKNTKKRPAAEANESPKPPKLMTLEMREESTTVTGLNTVGNYSSEEQLNPVALELNSDRDQASSIGCTPSETQKDGLANSPGIDAAKLDGVTRSGPVKLSAGAKHILKPSQNMDHDSSRPTHSTIPFAAVTDSGRVSGPQKKTAKIYRF; this comes from the exons CCATCCG GGACTATGTGTGGAGGATGAGGAGTGTGGACGTGGTGAAATGTTGGCCTTTCGATGGGGATGGGCACGGGGACGAGAGTGTTTTGCTCCCTCCGATGGAGGTGCCCAAGTTCAGATGGTGGTCCCATGAGGTGGAGCTTCTGAGATCCGCTGCTGCTCAACGGAAATCATCTCATATTCATCAAGTTGAATCCCAAAAGCCCGACAAATCGACGGAGGAGCGGCGGCACAATAAGGCCAAGGCCAGGCCGCCCAAAAAACGATCCATTCTTGAGATTTTCGCAGTCGCTCCCCAGATCGATTCGTCGGCGGATTTGGAGgttggtgatgatgatgataatgatgatgatgatgatgaagctcAAGTTGAAGGTGAAGATGGAGATGTAGGTGTTATTAAAGAAGGTGAGTTTGATTCTCCCAATGGTGTTGCTTTCAAAATCAAGAGCAAGAAGAgcaagaataagaataagaaaaagaagaagaagaagagaagtagCTTGGAAGAAGAGGTTGCGGTGGGAATTGAGAGCAAGGTGAATAAGAACAAGTCCAAGAAGAAGGCTAAGAAGGACGAGGAGTCAATTGCAAGCAAG gagaaaattcaaaagctCAAACTCCAAACTCCAGTCAAATTTACTGAAAAAGCAAATGGTTCACCATCTCATAAGAGGTGCACAAAGGACATCCCCAGTGGTGTTTCTATGGGTAAAAAGAAGCCAAGCCTGAAATGCTTATCTGCAAAAAAGGAGAAAGTTGTTCAAACTCCCAAATTGATTGCAGAACACCAGAAACCAGTGCTTCCTCTTCGCGGTATCCTGAAGAATCAGACAAAAGTTAGGTCTGGGCAGAACCCTACTACATGCAACATGCAGGGCTCTAGTCAAGTGAATCCTTGTATTCACCAATCAGGGAGGCATGTCACGTTCTCAGGTAAAGATGACATACTTGGACCCAGgaagaaatatttttcttcagctgACTGTCATAAATTGCATAATGTCTGTGACCTATTATCAGATGTGGGTACTCCTTCAACAGTAATGGATCAGgacatggaaaatgaaaaagaattcgCTGTCGAGATAAATGAAAGTGGTGATGATGTTTCCCTTGGCATTGAAAAAGGGAATGAGGTTCAGCCTATAATTGAAAAGGATCAGTTGCCTGATATCTGCGATCATGTTGATATACAAAGCTTCTTGAGGCCACAAACTAGTCAAGAGAAAGCAAAGCATTTGTCAGACAAATCTCTATCCTCGAGCCAATTTGCATCAAATGGTGTTAATCTGCACAAATCTCTATCCTTGAGTCAAATTGCACCAAATGGTGTTGATCTGCATTTGTTTGATCAAGGCAATCCACCTGCATCTAGTGACACTTCATATGCTGGTGTTCCTAgacttctttcttcttcaaaaGAGCGTTGTAGTCCGATTTTAAATTCTCAAGTAGCAGGGAACTTGCTCATGGCTTCCAACAACAGTGGAAAGTTGATTGACCATTTTGGAGATCCTACACCCAGAATTTCTGCAACAAGATCAATTGCAAATGTGAGGGCACTTTCTCATCCTTTGTCATCTTGTGTTTCTGTAAATGAAAATGCAAATGGGAGGCTTTCATTTTTGCCACAAAGCAGCACAGAAAATCACAATACCCGTGCTCTTCAGTACCAACCCTTCTCTCACCTGTCCTCCAAGGAATTGATGGATAGCTTATCTTCCTTTCCAGGATCCAAGCATAGAGCACTTTTATTTGGGGAAAAGTGCATGGATGATGATTTTTTCGGTTTGCCTCTCAATTCTCATGGTGAACTAATCCGGTTGAACTCAAGTGGCAAAGATGGGCTTAACCATCTGAAGAATCCAAGTACCTTATCTGGTTCTTCCTGCAGCTTACCTTTTCGTCATCATGTCCTACCAAAATGTAACGGGGACAATTTAAGTGTGAAAGAGAAGCATTTTGTTGAGACTTTGCTTCTAAAAGACCAATTAAAATTGTTTCCCGCCCAAAACTACATTGAAGAGAACTTGGATGTACGCTTCCCATCTAGGTTAGGTATCACTGGATCACAAGTTGTTGGAAGAACAGATGCCCAATGGCTAGGTTCTGAGAGGGCAAACAACCACTATGTCCCTCAGCTGGATTCAGACCCTAACTTGATGAAAGACACTTGCCATGGATGCAGACAATCTGACCAGATTCAGTACAAAAAGGACAATGGAAAAATTCATCCACGGGAGCCTTCAGACCAGATATTGATGCATACCACACAACCAACAATGCGATTGATGGGTAAAGATGTTACAATTGGTAGAAGTAGCAAAGATATGCAAGGATTAGAGGATGGGAAGATCTGGACTGACAAGGAAATAATAACAGAGAATTGTATCACCAGTACTGCTCTTGCAAGCTCCTCAGCCAAGGCTTATTTTCAACAGGACTGGATGCTACATGCAGCATTGAGCAAATCAAAAGAATCTGTTGCTCACACATTAGAAACGCGAAGGAATCAAACGTCACAAAGGGTTTTACAGATGAAAGCTCCAGAGTCTAGGTTTTCTCACCCATATCTCAATTGGCAAACTAATTTAGTGTCCCAAAGTCACAGTAATCAAAGTTCCAGTTCTCTCTCTTTTGCTCCTCCTCCCCCCTCCCCTGCAATGCTCAACAGGGCACCCAACTTCCATGAGCCCTTTATATCTGGAAATGAGTCTCTAAAGGTCAACTCTCAGATACCAGTATTGTCATCTTCTCCTCATAGTACCCGTCAGCACATGCATCTGAATTCTGCTGAGCTAAGATACAACCAGGGCCTTCATGCTACAAAATCGGCATTTGAGTTTCCCTTCATGCATCCAGATTATAGAGAACATGGCCAGCCATCATGGTTCCCGAATCCCTCAAAGAGTCTGCCCCCATGGTTGATACATGCAGCACAACAGAAAAAAACATCTATTGCCTCATCTCAACCTTATTCTGATCTGGATGGTAAACACCATTCCTGCACTGTCTCTCAAACTAACTTTATATCTGTCCCTTCTGTGCATCAATCACCGGTGCTATCTTATCCTTACTGTCCCATGAAATCTCAATCTCAAATTCAGAGTTCCCTTGGTCACTCTTTTGTTCACTCTCCACTCATTCCTGTCCTTCCTGGATTTAAACATACTTCTTCAAGCAATGTGAACTACAGAAACAGAATCAAGGTCAAAGACAGAATGAAATCAAAAAGCTTTTTTGTTAAAGATTCTGACTATAGCAAGAATACAAAAAAGAGGCCAGCAGCTGAAGCAAATGAATCCCCAAAGCCTCCTAAGTTGATGACCTTagaaatgagagaagaatctACCACTGTGACAGGGTTGAACACAGTGGGAAACTATAGCAGTGAAGAGCAACTTAACCCGGTTGCACTTGAACTCAATTCAGACAGAGATCAAGCAAGCAGTATAGGATGCACGCCAAGTGAGACTCAGAAGGATGGGCTAGCAAATTCTCCAGGGATTGATGCTGCCAAATTGGATGGTGTGACAAGATCCGGTCCTGTTAAATTAAGTGCAGGAGCGAAGCACATCCTGAAACCCAGTCAAAATATGGATCATGATAGCTCCAGGCCAACCCATTCAACTATTCCTTTTGCTGCGGTAACTGATTCTGGCAGGGTTTCAGGACCTCAGAAAAAAACAGCAAAGATTTACAGGTTTTAG
- the LOC117926983 gene encoding uncharacterized protein LOC117926983 isoform X2 encodes MAVAFEGFSIRDYVWRMRSVDVVKCWPFDGDGHGDESVLLPPMEVPKFRWWSHEVELLRSAAAQRKSSHIHQVESQKPDKSTEERRHNKAKARPPKKRSILEIFAVAPQIDSSADLEVGDDDDNDDDDDEAQVEGEDGDVGVIKEGEFDSPNGVAFKIKSKKSKNKNKKKKKKKRSSLEEEVAVGIESKVNKNKSKKKAKKDEESIASKEKIQKLKLQTPVKFTEKANGSPSHKRCTKDIPSGVSMGKKKPSLKCLSAKKEKVVQTPKLIAEHQKPVLPLRGILKNQTKVRSGQNPTTCNMQGSSQVNPCIHQSGRHVTFSDVGTPSTVMDQDMENEKEFAVEINESGDDVSLGIEKGNEVQPIIEKDQLPDICDHVDIQSFLRPQTSQEKAKHLSDKSLSSSQFASNGVNLHKSLSLSQIAPNGVDLHLFDQGNPPASSDTSYAGVPRLLSSSKERCSPILNSQVAGNLLMASNNSGKLIDHFGDPTPRISATRSIANVRALSHPLSSCVSVNENANGRLSFLPQSSTENHNTRALQYQPFSHLSSKELMDSLSSFPGSKHRALLFGEKCMDDDFFGLPLNSHGELIRLNSSGKDGLNHLKNPSTLSGSSCSLPFRHHVLPKCNGDNLSVKEKHFVETLLLKDQLKLFPAQNYIEENLDVRFPSRLGITGSQVVGRTDAQWLGSERANNHYVPQLDSDPNLMKDTCHGCRQSDQIQYKKDNGKIHPREPSDQILMHTTQPTMRLMGKDVTIGRSSKDMQGLEDGKIWTDKEIITENCITSTALASSSAKAYFQQDWMLHAALSKSKESVAHTLETRRNQTSQRVLQMKAPESRFSHPYLNWQTNLVSQSHSNQSSSSLSFAPPPPSPAMLNRAPNFHEPFISGNESLKVNSQIPVLSSSPHSTRQHMHLNSAELRYNQGLHATKSAFEFPFMHPDYREHGQPSWFPNPSKSLPPWLIHAAQQKKTSIASSQPYSDLDGKHHSCTVSQTNFISVPSVHQSPVLSYPYCPMKSQSQIQSSLGHSFVHSPLIPVLPGFKHTSSSNVNYRNRIKVKDRMKSKSFFVKDSDYSKNTKKRPAAEANESPKPPKLMTLEMREESTTVTGLNTVGNYSSEEQLNPVALELNSDRDQASSIGCTPSETQKDGLANSPGIDAAKLDGVTRSGPVKLSAGAKHILKPSQNMDHDSSRPTHSTIPFAAVTDSGRVSGPQKKTAKIYRF; translated from the exons CCATCCG GGACTATGTGTGGAGGATGAGGAGTGTGGACGTGGTGAAATGTTGGCCTTTCGATGGGGATGGGCACGGGGACGAGAGTGTTTTGCTCCCTCCGATGGAGGTGCCCAAGTTCAGATGGTGGTCCCATGAGGTGGAGCTTCTGAGATCCGCTGCTGCTCAACGGAAATCATCTCATATTCATCAAGTTGAATCCCAAAAGCCCGACAAATCGACGGAGGAGCGGCGGCACAATAAGGCCAAGGCCAGGCCGCCCAAAAAACGATCCATTCTTGAGATTTTCGCAGTCGCTCCCCAGATCGATTCGTCGGCGGATTTGGAGgttggtgatgatgatgataatgatgatgatgatgatgaagctcAAGTTGAAGGTGAAGATGGAGATGTAGGTGTTATTAAAGAAGGTGAGTTTGATTCTCCCAATGGTGTTGCTTTCAAAATCAAGAGCAAGAAGAgcaagaataagaataagaaaaagaagaagaagaagagaagtagCTTGGAAGAAGAGGTTGCGGTGGGAATTGAGAGCAAGGTGAATAAGAACAAGTCCAAGAAGAAGGCTAAGAAGGACGAGGAGTCAATTGCAAGCAAG gagaaaattcaaaagctCAAACTCCAAACTCCAGTCAAATTTACTGAAAAAGCAAATGGTTCACCATCTCATAAGAGGTGCACAAAGGACATCCCCAGTGGTGTTTCTATGGGTAAAAAGAAGCCAAGCCTGAAATGCTTATCTGCAAAAAAGGAGAAAGTTGTTCAAACTCCCAAATTGATTGCAGAACACCAGAAACCAGTGCTTCCTCTTCGCGGTATCCTGAAGAATCAGACAAAAGTTAGGTCTGGGCAGAACCCTACTACATGCAACATGCAGGGCTCTAGTCAAGTGAATCCTTGTATTCACCAATCAGGGAGGCATGTCACGTTCTCAG ATGTGGGTACTCCTTCAACAGTAATGGATCAGgacatggaaaatgaaaaagaattcgCTGTCGAGATAAATGAAAGTGGTGATGATGTTTCCCTTGGCATTGAAAAAGGGAATGAGGTTCAGCCTATAATTGAAAAGGATCAGTTGCCTGATATCTGCGATCATGTTGATATACAAAGCTTCTTGAGGCCACAAACTAGTCAAGAGAAAGCAAAGCATTTGTCAGACAAATCTCTATCCTCGAGCCAATTTGCATCAAATGGTGTTAATCTGCACAAATCTCTATCCTTGAGTCAAATTGCACCAAATGGTGTTGATCTGCATTTGTTTGATCAAGGCAATCCACCTGCATCTAGTGACACTTCATATGCTGGTGTTCCTAgacttctttcttcttcaaaaGAGCGTTGTAGTCCGATTTTAAATTCTCAAGTAGCAGGGAACTTGCTCATGGCTTCCAACAACAGTGGAAAGTTGATTGACCATTTTGGAGATCCTACACCCAGAATTTCTGCAACAAGATCAATTGCAAATGTGAGGGCACTTTCTCATCCTTTGTCATCTTGTGTTTCTGTAAATGAAAATGCAAATGGGAGGCTTTCATTTTTGCCACAAAGCAGCACAGAAAATCACAATACCCGTGCTCTTCAGTACCAACCCTTCTCTCACCTGTCCTCCAAGGAATTGATGGATAGCTTATCTTCCTTTCCAGGATCCAAGCATAGAGCACTTTTATTTGGGGAAAAGTGCATGGATGATGATTTTTTCGGTTTGCCTCTCAATTCTCATGGTGAACTAATCCGGTTGAACTCAAGTGGCAAAGATGGGCTTAACCATCTGAAGAATCCAAGTACCTTATCTGGTTCTTCCTGCAGCTTACCTTTTCGTCATCATGTCCTACCAAAATGTAACGGGGACAATTTAAGTGTGAAAGAGAAGCATTTTGTTGAGACTTTGCTTCTAAAAGACCAATTAAAATTGTTTCCCGCCCAAAACTACATTGAAGAGAACTTGGATGTACGCTTCCCATCTAGGTTAGGTATCACTGGATCACAAGTTGTTGGAAGAACAGATGCCCAATGGCTAGGTTCTGAGAGGGCAAACAACCACTATGTCCCTCAGCTGGATTCAGACCCTAACTTGATGAAAGACACTTGCCATGGATGCAGACAATCTGACCAGATTCAGTACAAAAAGGACAATGGAAAAATTCATCCACGGGAGCCTTCAGACCAGATATTGATGCATACCACACAACCAACAATGCGATTGATGGGTAAAGATGTTACAATTGGTAGAAGTAGCAAAGATATGCAAGGATTAGAGGATGGGAAGATCTGGACTGACAAGGAAATAATAACAGAGAATTGTATCACCAGTACTGCTCTTGCAAGCTCCTCAGCCAAGGCTTATTTTCAACAGGACTGGATGCTACATGCAGCATTGAGCAAATCAAAAGAATCTGTTGCTCACACATTAGAAACGCGAAGGAATCAAACGTCACAAAGGGTTTTACAGATGAAAGCTCCAGAGTCTAGGTTTTCTCACCCATATCTCAATTGGCAAACTAATTTAGTGTCCCAAAGTCACAGTAATCAAAGTTCCAGTTCTCTCTCTTTTGCTCCTCCTCCCCCCTCCCCTGCAATGCTCAACAGGGCACCCAACTTCCATGAGCCCTTTATATCTGGAAATGAGTCTCTAAAGGTCAACTCTCAGATACCAGTATTGTCATCTTCTCCTCATAGTACCCGTCAGCACATGCATCTGAATTCTGCTGAGCTAAGATACAACCAGGGCCTTCATGCTACAAAATCGGCATTTGAGTTTCCCTTCATGCATCCAGATTATAGAGAACATGGCCAGCCATCATGGTTCCCGAATCCCTCAAAGAGTCTGCCCCCATGGTTGATACATGCAGCACAACAGAAAAAAACATCTATTGCCTCATCTCAACCTTATTCTGATCTGGATGGTAAACACCATTCCTGCACTGTCTCTCAAACTAACTTTATATCTGTCCCTTCTGTGCATCAATCACCGGTGCTATCTTATCCTTACTGTCCCATGAAATCTCAATCTCAAATTCAGAGTTCCCTTGGTCACTCTTTTGTTCACTCTCCACTCATTCCTGTCCTTCCTGGATTTAAACATACTTCTTCAAGCAATGTGAACTACAGAAACAGAATCAAGGTCAAAGACAGAATGAAATCAAAAAGCTTTTTTGTTAAAGATTCTGACTATAGCAAGAATACAAAAAAGAGGCCAGCAGCTGAAGCAAATGAATCCCCAAAGCCTCCTAAGTTGATGACCTTagaaatgagagaagaatctACCACTGTGACAGGGTTGAACACAGTGGGAAACTATAGCAGTGAAGAGCAACTTAACCCGGTTGCACTTGAACTCAATTCAGACAGAGATCAAGCAAGCAGTATAGGATGCACGCCAAGTGAGACTCAGAAGGATGGGCTAGCAAATTCTCCAGGGATTGATGCTGCCAAATTGGATGGTGTGACAAGATCCGGTCCTGTTAAATTAAGTGCAGGAGCGAAGCACATCCTGAAACCCAGTCAAAATATGGATCATGATAGCTCCAGGCCAACCCATTCAACTATTCCTTTTGCTGCGGTAACTGATTCTGGCAGGGTTTCAGGACCTCAGAAAAAAACAGCAAAGATTTACAGGTTTTAG